Below is a window of Variovorax sp. TBS-050B DNA.
CCCAGGTCGAGCACCAGCGCATCGTGCTCGCGCTGCTGCAGCGCCCGGTCGGCCAGCCGGCCGTCGTCGACCCATTCGACCTGGATGCCCGCATGCTCGAGCGCCTTGCTGAGCCAGGTGCCCAGGGTGTGTTCGTCTTCGACCAGCAGGATGCGCATGGGGGGTGATCCTAGGGCCGGAAGGCGGGATCGGACAGCCGAACGCAGAAGTCGCGAAGAGTTCGCAGAAGACGCAGAAGCAGGATCGAAAGATCTTTTGGGATTCCTTCTGCGACTTCTGCGCGACTTTTGTATTTCTTCTGCGTTCGGCTGCCCGTTCCCGCCTTCAATCCGGCTTGATGTTGGCCCTGGCGATGACCTTCTGCCAGCGCGCCTGCTCGGCCGCGATGAACTGCGCGAACTGCTCGGGCGTGCCGCCCACGGCCTCGGCGGCGTCGGCCGTCAGCCGCTGCATCGCGTCGGGCGACTTCACGGCCTTCATCGTCTCGGTCGAGAGCTTCGCGAGGTGCGCGGGCTCGATGCTCGCGGGCGCGAGCATGCCGTACCACTGCGTCATCTCGAAGCCCGGGAAGCCCTGCTCGGCCACCGTCGGCACGTCGGGCAGCTGCGCCAGGCGCCTGGCCGAGCCGGTGGCGATGCAGCGCACCTTGCCGGCCTTGATGAAGGGGATGATCGCCGCCGCGCCGATGGCCGAGGCGTCGAGCCGGCCCGAGAGCAGGTCGGTCACCATCGGCCCGGTGCCGCGGTAGGGCACGTGCAGCATGAACACGCCGGCCGTCATCTTCAGGTACTCGAAGGCCAGGTGCCCCGCGCTGCCGTTGCCCGCCGAGCCGTAGCTGAGCTTGCCCGGCTTCGACTTGGCATAGGCGATGAACTCCTTGAGGTTCTGCGCCGGCACGTCGGGATGCACCACGTACAGGCTCGGCACCTTCGCGAGCAGGCTCACCGGCTTGAAGTCCTTGTTCGGGTCGTAGGGCAGCTTCGGGAAGATGTAGGGATTGACGGCCAGCGTGCCGATGTGGCCGAGGATCAGCGTGTGCTGGTCGTTCGCACGCGCCACCTCGCTCATCGCGATGTTGCCGGCCGCGCCGGGCTTGTTGTCGACGAACACGCTCTGGCCCAGCGTGCGCGAGAGTTCGGCGGCGGTCGAGCGCGCCACGATCTCCGAGCTGCCGCCGGGCGCGAAGGGCACGACGAAGCGCACCGACTTGCTGGGCCACGCGGCCTGGGCCGAGGCCAGCGGGGGCAGCAGGCCGCCGAGCGCGAGCGCCGAGCCCTGCTGCAGCCAGCGGCGGCGCGTGGGCGAGGCATCGTGGAAGAGGTGGTCGGTGAAGGGGTGGGGCATGGCGAGCGTCTCCGTCTTGGTGTTCGAGAAGCCGGCATCGTGCGCGCGCGATGCTGTCGGAATGCTGTCAGATCAGGTTGCGCATCGCCTGCGCCGTTTCGCGCAGCACCGGCAGCACGCGCGCCACGGCATCTTCGGAGCTTTCGTGGCCCATCGGCATCGTGATGTTGAGCGCACCCACGAGCGTGCCGTGCCGGTCGCGCAGCGGCACCGCGATACCGCGCGAGTTGAGGTCGAGCTGCTGCTCCGACAGCGCCCAGCCCTGGGCCCGGATGCGCGCGAGCTCGAGCTTCATGCGCTCCATGCTCGCGATGGTGTGCGAGGTGAAGACCGTGAGCTGCCGGGTCGCGAGCCAGTCGGCGATCTCGGCCTCGCTGCGCAGCGCGAGCATCAGCATGCCGGAGGCCGTGACCTGCGCCGGCACGCGCGCGCCGAGCACGTAGCCGGTGCTCATGCTGCGGTTGGGGCCGTTGCGCGCGATGTAGACCACCTCGTCGCCGTCCATCACGCTGAGGTAGGCGATCTCGTTGGTGCCGGCCGCCACGCGCTGCAGGAAGGGCTGCACCACGCGCGGCAGCCGCGCCGACTCGAGGTACGACTGGCCCAGCCGCAGCACGCGCGGCGTGAGCCAGAACAGCTTGCCGTCGCTCGCGACGTAGCCCATGTGCTGCAGCGTCAGCAGGTAGCGCCGCGCGGCGGTGCGGGTCATGCCGGTGCGCTCGCCGGCTTGGCTGGCGGTCAGGCGGGGGTGCGCGTCGTCGAAGGCCTCGATGATGCTCACGCCGCGTTCCAGGCCTGCGATCCAGTCGCGCTTGTCAAGGCCGGCGGGGGGGGGTGCGTCGTCCGCGGGTGGTTTTGCCATGGTGTTAACCCTAGGTTTGATCGATCGTCGATTAATCGAGATCGATTATCGAACGTTTGGGCGGCTTGGCGGCTGCGCGGTCGGCGCGATGGGACTATAAAGCCCTGCATCGGCCCGTCCATAGGGCGATTGACGAACGGAAGCAAGCCCATGAGCCACTCCATCAACGGCAGCACCCAGGCCTACCTGATCCCTGGCGATCCGGTGCGCAACGTGCGGCTGCCGCGCATGTTCAACGCGGCCTTCGAGCGCTTCGGCATCGATGCGGTGCTGGTGCCGGTGCAGGTGCCGCTGCGCGACTTCGCGGTGTTCTTCAAGGCCGCCTTCCTCGCGCGCAACGTGCTCGGCATGGTGATCGCGCCGCCGCACAAGCCGATGGCGGTCGACCTGCTCGACGGCTGCGGCCTCTTCGGCCGCGTGGCGGGCTCGGTCAACGTGGTGCGCCGCATCGAGAACAACGAACTCGAGGGCGACCTGTTCGACGGCGAGGGCCTGATCGGCGCGCTCGATCACTACAACATCCCGTTCCGCGGCAAGCGCGTGCTGATCCTCGGCGCGGGCGTGAGCGCCGCGGCCATCGGGGTGGCGCTGGCCGAAGGCGGCACCGTCGACGGCGCCGAGCACATCGCCTTCTACGACACCTCGGCCGGCCGGGCCGCCGGCGTGGCGGCCAAGCTCGACGCCTTCTTCGACGCCAGCGTGACCGCGGTCGAGAGCAACGCGCCCGAGGGCTACGACCTCGTGATCAACGCCACGCCGCTCGGGCTGGTCGAGGGCGATGCGCTGCCGCTCGACGTGTCGCGCATGGACAGCCATGCGGCGCTGTTCGACATCCTGCTGCGCAACCAGCCCACGCCGCTGGTGCAGGCGGCGCGCGCGCGCGGGCTCAATGCGCAGGCGGGCTTCGAGATGCTGATCCAGCAGATGCCGCACTACTTCCGCTACTTCGGCCACCTCGACGCGGCCGCGGCCATGCAGGCCGATGCGGACTTCCTGCGCGAGATCATCTATCCGAGCGCGATGCGCGACGAGATCGCCCATCCGCTGCGCTACCGCTCGGCCAACGTCGCCTGACGCCCTTCTTTTTCTCCGAGAACCGACGACCACCTTCATGCTTTCCGGCAAGACCACCCTCATCGCCCACCTGGGCTATCCGACCGAGGCCTTCAAGGCGCCGATGATCTACAACCCCTGGTTCGAGAAGCAGGGCATCGACGCGATGGTGGTGCCGATGGGCGTGAAGCCCGAGGACTACGCGGCCTCGCTCGCGCAGATCTTCCGCTTCTCGAACCTGCGCGGCGCGCTCGTCACCATGCCGCACAAGGTCACGACCATGGCGCTGGTGGACGAGGTCACGCCCACGGCGCGCATCGCGGGCGCCTGCAACGCGATCCTCAGGCGGCCCGACGGCACGCTGCTGGGCGACCAGTTCGACGGCGCCGGCTTCGTGCGCGGCGTGGAGCGCAAGGGGCGCCTGTTCAAGGGCACGCGCGTGCTGGTCTCGGGCGCAGGCGGCGTGGGTTCGGCCATCGCGGCTTCGATCGCCGCGGCCGGCGCGGCGGAGCTGATGCTCTTCGATGCCAACCCGGCCTCGGCCGAGGCGCTCGCCGCGCGGCTGCGCGAACACCATCCGCAGATGAAGGTCGCCACCGGCGCGAAGGACCCGGCGGGCTTCGACGTGATCGTCAATGCGACGCCGCTCGGCATGAAGGACGACGACCCGCTGCCCTTCGACGTGGACCGGATCGACCCCGGTACCTTCGTCGGCGAGGTCGTGATGAAGACCGAATACACGCCGCTGCTGCAGGCCGCGAAGGCCAAGGGCTGCGCGGTGCAGGTCGGCACCGACATGCTGTTCGAGATGATCCCGGCGTACCTCGAGTTCTTCGGCTTCGGCACCGCCTCGCCGGACGAGCTGCGGGCGGTGGCGCGGCTGAGCTACTGACATGAAATACGGGCAGCCGGACGCAGAAGTCGCAAAGGTCTCGCAGAAGTCGCAGAAGTAAATCCAAAAAAATGATTCCGGTTTCTTTTGCGGCTTCTGCGTGATTTTTGTATTCCTTCTGCGTTCGGCTGTCCGATCCCGTATTCGCCTTAACCGTCGCTTCCAACCATGAGCATCTTCGAAGGTTTTCTTTCCACGTCCGAGACGCTCGGCGCCTTCAGCGACCGCGCCTTCGTCGACGCGATGCTGCGCTTCGAGGCCGCGCGCTCTCGCGCGCCCAGGCCGCCGAGGGGTTGATCCCCGAGAGCGCGGCGCATTCCATCGTCGGCAGCTGCAAGGTCGAGCTGTTCGATGTCGCCAAGATCGTGCGCGAGAGCGGGCGCGCCGGCAGCGTCGCGATTCCGCTCGTCAAGGCGCTGCGCGAGGCGGTGGGCCTGTTCAACGCCGAGGCCGCGCCCTTCGTGCATTTCGGCAGCACCAGCCAGGACGTGATCGACAGCGCGATGGCGCTGGTCACGCGCGAAGCGGTGGCGCTGGTCGAGGCCGACCTCGCCAAGGCGGCCGGCGCGCTGCTGCGGCTCGCGGTGCAGCATGCCGAGACGCCGATGCTCGCGCGCACGCTGATGCAGCCGGCCTCGGTCACCAGCTTCGGCTTCAAGTGCGCGGGCTGGGCGGCGCCGCTGGTGCGCAGCCGCGTCCGCCTGCGTGCGGCGGCGAGCCATGCGCTGCAGCTGCAGCTGGGCGGCGCGGTCGGCACGCTGGCGCAGATGAAGGGGCAGGGCGCGGCGGTGCGCAGGCGCATGGCCGCCGAACTCAAGCTCGGCGATCCTGGCGCGACCTGGCACACGCAGCGCGACGAATGGGTGGCGCTCGGCTGCGAACTCGGCCTCCTCACCGGCAGCCTGGGCAAGATCGCGGTCGACATCGCGCTGCTCGGGCAGTACGAGGTCGGCGAAGTCACCGAGCCCAGCGAGCCCGGCCGCGGCGGCTCGTCGGCGATGCCGCACAAGCGCAACCCGGTGGCCTCGATGGTCGCGATCGCCGCCGCGCACCGCGCGCCGCAGCGCGTGGCCGCCTTGCTCGGCGCGATGCCGCAGCAGCACGAGCGCGCCCTCGGCGCCTGGCAGGCGGAGCTGGCCGAATGGCCGCAGCTCTTGATGTCGGCGCACGGCAGCGTGCGTGCGATGGCGGCCGCATTGCCGGGCCTGCAGGTGGACGCCGCGCGCATGCGCGCCAACATCGACCGGCTGCGCGCCGAGCTGCCGCGCAGCGCCGCCGACGAATGGTTCGATCCGGCGCTCGCCGCCGGGGCCGGGCAGACCGCGCGCGCCGAAGCCGAGGCGCTCCAGGCCCAACTCTCAGACAAGGAACTCTCTGCATGACCGCACCCGAACAACCGGGCTCCGCCGACTACGAAGCCGGCCTCGTCAACCGCCGCCGCGTGCTCGGCGATGCCTGGGTCGACCGCTCGCTCGCGAACCGCAACGCCTTCAACGCCGAGTTCCAGGAACTCATCACGCGCCATGCGTGGAACGACATCTGGGGCCGGCCCGCGCTCGGCGACAAGACGCGCCGCTTCATGGTGCTGTCGATGATGCTCGGCATCCATGCCTACGAGGAGTTCGCGATGCACGTGCGCGCCGCGCTCGACGGCCCGCCCGAATCGCGCCTCACGCCCGATGACATCAAGGAAGTCATCATGATGGCCGCCATCTACTGCGGCGTGCCGGTGGCCAACCATGCCTTCGGCATCGCCACCGGCATCCTGCGCGAAAAGGGCCTGCTGCCGCCAGCGGCGGCGCAGTGAGCGCGCCGCGCCCCGGGGGCGGCGGCCGCCTTTTTCGGCCCGGCTTCACGCTGCTGCTGCCCCTGCTGCTCGCGGCCCAGCCGGTGGCGACCGACAGCTACCTGCCGGCGCTGCCCGCGATCGCGAACGAGCTCGGCTCGGCCAGCACCAGCCTCACGCTGTTCGTGCTGGCCTTCGGCTGCGCGCAGCTGCTCTGCGGGCCGCTGGCCGACCGCTTCGGCCGCCGGCCGGTGCTGCTCGCGGGGCTGGCCTGCTACGTGGTCGCGGCGCTCGGCGGCGCCTTTGCGCACAGCGTGGCGATGCTCGCGGCCTGCCGCACGCTGCAGGGCTTCTCGATGGCCGCCATCCTGGTCTGCGCGCGCGCCGCGGTGCGCGACCTCTATCCCGCGCACGAAGGGCCGCACGTGATGGCGCGCGGGCTCACGGGCCTGGGCGTGGTGGGGCTGCTCGCGCCGCTCGTCGGCGCATGGCTGGTGCAGGGCGCGGGCTGGCGCTGGGTGATGGGGCTGATGGCGCTCTATGCGCTGGTGCTGTTCGCGCTGTGCTGGCGCGCCTTCGGCGAAACGCGGCAGCCGCTCGCCGAAGGCGCGCCCGCGACGCAGCGCGGCAGCACGCGCGCGGTGTTCGCGAGCCGCAGCTTCCGCGCCTGGGCTTCGGTGGCCGCGGCCACCTACGGCGGGCTGTTCTGCTTCCTGCTGCTCTCGCCGATGGTCTACATCGGCTACCTCGGCTGGTCGCCCGCGTGGTACGGCTGGATTCCCGCGGGCGGCTCGCTGGTCTACATCTTCAGCACCACCATGTGCCGGCGCCTGCTGCGCCGCCACGGACCGGTGCGCACCGTGCAGCTCGGCGCCATGCTGAGCATCGCGGGCGCGGCGATCCAGGCGCTGGGCTGCTGGCTCGCGCCGCAGAGCGCGCTGCCGCTGCTCGCGGGCCATGCGGTCTACTGCCTGGGCCATGGCATCCACCAGCCCTGCGGCCAGGCCGGCGCCGTGGGCGACCTGCCGCATCTTGCCGGCCGCGCCGTCTCGTGGTCGGGTTTCGGCATGATGATGGTGGCTTTCGGCGTCGGCCAGATCGCGGCACAGTTCGTCGACACGGGCTATTCGAACGGCGCGTGGCCGATGGTCGTGCCGATGCTGCTCGCGGGCGGCGTGCTGCTGGCCATCGCGTTCCTGTGGCTGCCGCGCCTCCACCAACCACCCCATCCGACCAGGAAGGAAACACCATGACCCGTTTGAACGTCGTCCGCGAAGGCAGCGGTCCCTTCGTCGTGCTGAGCCATGCGCTCGGCTGCGACCTGCACATGTGGGACGGCGTGGCCGAGCAGCTCGCGCGCGGCCACACCGTGATCCGCTACGACCACCGCAACCATGGCGGCTCCGAAGTCGTGCCGGGCGCGCTGCACGTGGAAACGCTGGCGCAGGACGCGGCCGAGCTGATCCGGCGCGAGGCCGGCGGCGAGCCGGTGCACTTCGTCGGCCTGTCGATGGGCGGCATGACCGCCCAGGCGCTCGCGGTGCGGCATCCCGAGCTGTTGCGCAGCATCGTGATCGCGAACTCGTCGGCCCACTACCCCGACCGCTCGCCATGGCGCGCGCGCGTCGAGACCGTCGCCTCGCAGGGCGTGGCGGCCATCGCGCAGGGCGCGGTGGCACGCTGGCTCACGCCCGGCTACGTGACGACCGGCGAGGGCAAGGCCGCGGCCCAGGCGCTCCACGAGGTGCTGGTGCGCACCGGTCCGCAGGGCTACATCGAGGCCTGCCAGGCGGTGGCGGCGATCGATTTCCGCGACAGCAACCGCCGCATCGCCGTGCCCACGCTGGTGATCGCGGGCGTGCAGGACGAGGCCACGCCGCTCGCGATGTCCGAAGCCATCGCGGCGGCGATTCCTGGTGCACGGCTCGCGACCATCGACGCGGCGCACCTGAGCGCGGTGGAGCGGCCGGTGGAGTTCAGTCAGCTGCTGATCGATTACTGGCGCAGCCTTTGAGGAAACGGCTTCGGGCCACCCGGCCCACGCCTAGGTCTAACCCCTATTACGTCCGAACAGTGCACGTTTGCGTTCGATCATCGAACGCTACATGCATGCGAAGCGTTGTAGCGGGCGCAGGCTGTTCCTACAGTCACGTCCCATGCACCGCGCCATCGCCACCGTCTCCCTCAGCGGCACGCTTCGCCAGAAGCTCGAGGCCGTCGCGGCCGCGGGTTTCCAGGGCATCGAGCTGTTCGAGAGCGACTTCGTCAATTTCAGGGGTTCGGCCGCCGAGCTGCGCCGCATTGCCGCGGACCTGGGCCTTTCGATCGACCTCTACCAGCCGTTCCGCGACTTCGAGGCGATGCCCGAGGCGCAGTTCCGCCGCAGCCTGGATCGCGCCGAGCGCAAGTTCGATCTGATGGCGGCGATGGGCGCGCCGCTGATGCTGTGCTGCTCGAACACCTCGCCGCTCGCCGTCGACGACCCGGCGCTGGCGGCCGCGCAGCTGCACGAACTCGCCGAGCGCGCCGCGCGCCGGGGGCTGCGCGTGGGCTTCGAGGCGCTGGCCTGGGGTCGCTTCACTTCGCGTTACGGCCAGGCCTGGGAGATCGTGCGCCAGGCCGATCATCCCGCGCTCGGGCTGATCCTCGACAGCTTCCACACGCTATCGCTGAAGGACGATCCCGCGAGCATCGCGCGCATCCCGGGCGAGAAGATCTTCTTCCTGCAGATGGCCGATGCGCCGCTGCTCTCGATGGACGTGCTGCAGTGGGCGCGCCACCACCGTTCGTTTCCGGGCCAGGGCGAGCTCGAGGTGATCGGCTTCTTCGAGCAGGTGCTGCGCGCGGGCTATGCCGGGCCGCTGTCGCTCGAGATCTTCAACGACCTGTTCCGCGAGACGCCGAACCGCCGCACCGCGGTGGATGCGATGCGCTCGCTGCTGTACCTCGAGAGCGAGGCGCGGCGCCGGCTCGCGGCCCGCGGCCGTCGAACCGACGCCCGCCGTCGCTCTGTTCGCGCCGCCGCCGGCGCCTGCGCTCTCGGGCCTGTCGTTCATCGAATTCGCGGCCGACGAGGCCGCCGCCGCGACGCTGGGCACGCTGTTCGAGCAGCTCGGCTTCCGCCGCATCGGCCGGCACCGCTCCAAGGCCGTGGCGCTGTACCGCCAGGGCGAGATCAACCTGCTGGTCAATGCCGAGCCCGACTCGTTCGCGCGCGGCCGCTTCGAGGCGCATGGGACTTCGGTCTGCGCGCTCGGCGTGCGCTGCGCCGATCCGCAGGCGGCCGTCGACCGCGCCACCGCGATGTGCTCGCAGCGCCACGACAGCCCCGTGGGACCGGGCGAACTGCGGGTGCCCGCGATCGTGGCGCCGGGCGGCAACCTGATTCACTTCGTCGCCGAGTCGCTCGGGGCGGACGGCCTCTACGAAGCCGACTTCGTGCGCGACGATGCGGCAGAGGTTCGCGGCGCCGGCCTCGTGCGCATCGACCACGTGGCGCTCGGCCTCGCGCTCGACCAGCTCGACACCTGGGTGCTGTTCACGCGCGCGGTGCTCGGCCTCTCGCCTGGCGAGAGCCTGGAGCTGGCCGATCCCTTCGGACTGATCCGCAGCCGCGGCGTCGCCAATGCCGACCGCAGCGTGCGGCTGGTGCTCAACGTCTCGCTGAGCCAGCGCACGCGCACCGCGCGCACCTTGAGCCGCACGGGCGGCGGCGCGGTGCACCACATCGCGCTGGCCTGCGCGGACATCTTCGACACCGTGGCGCAGCTGCGTGCGCGCGGCACGCGCTTCGTGCCGATCTCGGACAACTACTACGACGACCTCGGCACGCGCATCGAACTCGACCCCGCGCTGCTCGCGCGCATGCGCGACGCCGGCGTGCTCTTCGATCGCTCGCCGGCCGGCGACTACCTGCACATCTACACCGAGAGCCTCGACGGCGGGCTCTTCTTCGAACTCGCGCAGCGCACCGCGGGCTACGACGCCTACGGCGCGCTCAATGCCCCCGCGCGCATGGCCTCGCAGGCGCAGGACTGATTTCCTTCTTTCCGTTTTTCTTTCCTCAACCCGGAGACACGCATGGCAAACCCCATGGCCCACGAGCCCCAAGGCCGGCACCAGTCGAAGAAGGCCGCCGCGAGCGGCTGGATCGGCTCGGCGCTCGAGTACTACGACTTCTTCATCTACGCCACCGCGGCGGCGCTGATCTTTCCGCAGATCTTCTTTCCCAAGGGCGATCCGAAGACGGCCATCATCGCCTCGCTCGCGACCTACGGCGTGGGCTACATCGCGCGGCCCATCGGCGCCTTCGTGCTCGGCCACTGGGGCGACACGCACGGGCGCAAGCAGGTGCTGGTGCTGTGCATGTTCCTGATGGGCTTCTCGACCGTGGCCGTCGGGCTGCTGCCGACCTACGACCAGGTCGGCCTGCTGGCGCCTGCGCTGCTGGTGCTGATGCGGCTGATCCAGGGCTTCGCGGTGGCGGGCGAGATCTCGGGCGCGAGCTCGATGATCCTCGAGCACGCGCCCTTCGGCCGGCGCGGCTTCTTCGCGAGCTTCACGCTGCAGGGCGTGCAGGCCGGCCAGATCATGGCCGCGGCCGTGTTCCTGCCGCTCGCGCACTACATGCCCGAGGAGGCCTTCAACTCGTGGGGCTGGCGCATTCCGTTCCTGCTGAGCTTCCTGGTGATCGTCGCGGGCTACATCATCCGCCGCGAGGTCGACGAGACGCCGGCCTTCGCCGAGGTCGACAAGAAGGGCGAGGTGCCCCGTGCGCCGATCATCCAGGCCTTCACCGACAGCTGGCGCGACATGCTGCGCGTGATCTGCATGGCGCTGATGAACGTGATCCCCGTGGTGGCCACCGTGTTCGGCGGCGCCTACGCGGTGCAGGCCGCCTACGGCATCGGCTTCCAGAAGGACGTGTACCTGTGGATTCCGGTGCTCGGCAACATCGTGGCGGTGCTGGTGATCCCGTTCGTGGGCAACCTCTCGGACCGCATCGGCCGCAAGCCGCCGATCATCGTCGGCGCGCTGGCCTCGGGGCTGCTGTCGTTCGTCTACCTGTATGCCATCAGCATCAAGAACGTGCCGCTCGCGATCTGCATGTCACTGCTGATGTGGGGCGTGGTCTACCAGGGCTACAACGCGACCTTCCCGAGCTTCTATCCGGAACTGTTCCGCACCCGCAGCCGGGTCTCGGCCATGGCGGTCTCGCAGAACCTCGGCACCACCGTCACGGCCCTGCTGCCGGCGCTGTTCGCGGCCGTGGCGCCTCCCGGCGCGAACAACATCTGGCTGACCGTGGGCGCGATCACCTTCGCGATCACCGTGCTCGCGGCGCTCGCGGCCATGAGCGCACGCGAAACCTACCGCGTGCACATGAACGACCTGGGCAAGCCGGACGCGGTGCCGGTCGACAAGGCCGAGTACGACCGCCTGCGCGAACAGACGCTGACGGATGCGCGCATGGCACGCGCCGCGGCCTGAATCCCCTGCGCGCACCAAGGCCGGCGGCGTGATGAAGAATGGCGGCATGACCTCCCATCTCAAGATCGACTTCGTCTCCGACGTGGCCTGCCCCTGGTGCGCCGTGGGCCTCGGCTCGCTGGAAGCCGCGCTCCGGCGCGTGGCGCCCGACGTCACGGCCGAACTGCATTTCCAGCCCTTCGAGCTCAATCCGCAGATGCCCCCCGAGGGCCAGGACACCTTCGAGCACCTGAACCAGAAGTACGGTTCCACGCGCGAGCAGCAGGAACAGTCGCGCGAGATGATCCGCGCGCGCGGCGCCGAGGTGGGCTTCGAGTTCCATCCCGAAGGCCGTCCGCGCGTCTACAACACCTTCGATGCGCACCGGCTGCTGCACTGGGCCGGGCTCGAAGATGCGGGCAGGCAGCTGGCGCTCAAGAAGCGGCTGCTCAAGGCCTTCTTCACCGACCGCGAGAATCCTTCCGATCACGCGGTGCTGGTGCGCCTGGCCGGCGAGGTCGGGCTCGACGCCGCGCGGGCGCGCGAGATCCTCGCCAGCGACGAGTTCGCGCAGGAGACCCGCGAACGCGAGCGCATGTACACCGACGCGGGCATCCACTCGGTGCCTGCGATCATCATCAACGACCACCACCTGATCTCGGGCGGCCAGCCGGTCGAGGTGTTCGAGCGCGCGCTGCGGCAGATTGCGGGGGCGCAGCCGAGCGGGGTCGTTTCGGCCTGAGGCGGAGTGGCCGGGTCGCGTCACAGATCGGCTATAACCTCGGCTTCCGTAGTGCCATCCCGGCAAAGGAGTTCCCGATGGATTTGAGTTCCCAGTTCGGCCGCACGGCGTTCGCCCTCTGCGTCGGTGCGCTGCTGTCGGCCGCGGCTTCGGTCAGTGCGGGCGAACTCGCGCACCAGGCGGCAAGCGCGGGCGACGGCGTCGGCGCAGAAACCATCCGGCAGCATCTCGCCAGCACCCTGGCGGAGGACTCGGTGCTGAAGCCGCTTCCGCGCAACAACGCGCGGTACAGCTTCGACGGAAAGGTTCGCACCTATGTCGTGCCGGTTCGCCCGGCCATCGACAACCCGATGACCGGCTATTCGCGCTTCGACAGCAGTTCGTTCCGTCGCGACACTGTGACCACGGAGTTCTCGAACCTCGGCTGGCTCCAGGCGGCGTACAAGCGCCTCGCCGGGGACTGAGGACGACGAGGTGGCGAGGACTGCCGCGCCGCCTGCCGTCCCGAAGCCGCCCGCGATCGACGCCCGGCGTGTCCCCCGCAGCCAGCATGACATAGCGGCATGGATGCAGGCGCTGGACACGCGAAGCGGCGCCTGAACCCGATGCCTCAACCCACCACATCGACACCCCCCAGGGCCGCCCGGGGCCCACTGGCGCTGGCGCGCGTGCTGCACGCCGTGGTCGCGCTTGCGGCGGCTGGGGGTGTGGGGCTCGAGCTCGCGAGCGCGATCCTCCATGGGCCGGGCCTCGCGCCGACGCAGTTCGAGCGACTGGTGCGCCTGTTCAGCTATTTCACGATCGATTCGAACCTGCTGATCGGCGGCGTCTGCGCGCTGCTGGTCTTCCGGCCTGCGCACGACGGCGCGCTGTTCCGCGTGCTGCGGCTCACGGCGCTGCTGTGCATCGCGGTCACGGGCGTCGTGTTCCATGCGCTGCTCACCGGCTTGCGCGAGCTCACGCCGTCGGGGGAACTCGCCAATTTCCTGCTGCACACCGTGACGCCGCTCGGCGCGGTGCTCGGCTGGCTGCTCGTGGGCCCGCGCCCGCGCACCGATCGCGGCACCATCGGCCGCGCGGTGCTGCTGCCCCTGGCCTGGATCGTCTACACCTTCGTGCGCGGCGCGTTCGTCGACTGGTATCCCTATCCCTTCATGGACGTGGCGAGGATCGGTCTCGCGCGCGCCGTGCTCAATTCGGCCGGGGTCGCCGCGGTCTTTCTCGCGATGGCCTTCGGCCTGCGCTGGCTCGAGCGGCGGCTGCCGGCGGCGCCGGCCCCCTGAACGCACCGGGTTTGCCGCTCGTCGCAGAATGGCCGCCGACAAACAGGACCTCCGAATGACCACACTGCAGCAACTCCTCGGCA
It encodes the following:
- a CDS encoding MFS transporter, yielding MANPMAHEPQGRHQSKKAAASGWIGSALEYYDFFIYATAAALIFPQIFFPKGDPKTAIIASLATYGVGYIARPIGAFVLGHWGDTHGRKQVLVLCMFLMGFSTVAVGLLPTYDQVGLLAPALLVLMRLIQGFAVAGEISGASSMILEHAPFGRRGFFASFTLQGVQAGQIMAAAVFLPLAHYMPEEAFNSWGWRIPFLLSFLVIVAGYIIRREVDETPAFAEVDKKGEVPRAPIIQAFTDSWRDMLRVICMALMNVIPVVATVFGGAYAVQAAYGIGFQKDVYLWIPVLGNIVAVLVIPFVGNLSDRIGRKPPIIVGALASGLLSFVYLYAISIKNVPLAICMSLLMWGVVYQGYNATFPSFYPELFRTRSRVSAMAVSQNLGTTVTALLPALFAAVAPPGANNIWLTVGAITFAITVLAALAAMSARETYRVHMNDLGKPDAVPVDKAEYDRLREQTLTDARMARAAA
- a CDS encoding Pr6Pr family membrane protein, which produces MLHAVVALAAAGGVGLELASAILHGPGLAPTQFERLVRLFSYFTIDSNLLIGGVCALLVFRPAHDGALFRVLRLTALLCIAVTGVVFHALLTGLRELTPSGELANFLLHTVTPLGAVLGWLLVGPRPRTDRGTIGRAVLLPLAWIVYTFVRGAFVDWYPYPFMDVARIGLARAVLNSAGVAAVFLAMAFGLRWLERRLPAAPAP
- a CDS encoding DsbA family oxidoreductase, whose translation is MTSHLKIDFVSDVACPWCAVGLGSLEAALRRVAPDVTAELHFQPFELNPQMPPEGQDTFEHLNQKYGSTREQQEQSREMIRARGAEVGFEFHPEGRPRVYNTFDAHRLLHWAGLEDAGRQLALKKRLLKAFFTDRENPSDHAVLVRLAGEVGLDAARAREILASDEFAQETRERERMYTDAGIHSVPAIIINDHHLISGGQPVEVFERALRQIAGAQPSGVVSA